The Methanococcus voltae PS genomic interval AATATTACTTCTTGCACCTTGTCCAATTCCTTCGTTTACCGTCGTTTCTATCCATTCAATACTATCCAAAAGTCCTAAGTTATCCAAACCATTTTTAATATGTTCTCCGAAGTATTCTGACATTTCTTCGGCAGTTGTGGATTTTAATGGCAACATTAAAACGTCACAGCAAGGGAACATGTATTTTTTAAGCGTTCCGTTATGGTTATACTCTATAAACAAATAATCGTCTTTTATTTCGTATTTTACTTCAGGGTGGTATTTTGGAAATAACAATTTGTGGTCCATTTCATTTGCAAGCTCTTTTACAATGTTTTTAATAACTTTAAAATCACATACAAAATCAAATTGTCCCGTTTGCTCACCAGATACTTTGACGTCTATATAATACGAATGCCCGTGGATTACACCGCAACTTTCGTGTCCAAATACAATGTGAGCTGCGGAAAATCTTAAACCGCCGTAAATTCCGTTTAATTCAATAATCATATTGTCACCTTCATCAATGTATATTATTTTATTATATTATACTATTTTTTTATTTTATTAGTCTATTTTATTTTATTATTTTATACTTTATTAGTCTATTTTATTTTATTTTTTATATTTTATTTTTTATATTGTTTGAAGTTGTTGAAAATGTTTAAATTATTACATGGATATATCAGATATAAATATATACCTAAAAATGTGTTAAAATACAAATTATCCAATACGCAAGTATTTTATAATAAATTAATTTAAAATAAATATTCGTTATAATGTATAATATACTATTGCATGATGCTATATAAACTTTTATAAGTGTGAAAAAATGAGTAAGGACTTAAAAAATTCAAAATATTGGGTTAATAAATTAGATTTAGAGTCGCATATTGAAGGCGGTTATTTTAAAAGGATATACGAATCTTCCGAACGCATACATATAAGTCAACTTCCAGAGTACTTTAGTAATACTAACGAAAATAAAAAAACAAGCTTAGAATACAGATATTTATGTACTGCAATTTATTACCTATTGGAAAAAGGGCAAGTTTCAAAATTCCACAGGATAAAATCCGATGAAACTTGGCATTTTTACGCAGGAAATTCACTCAATATTTACACGATTCAAGATGGAAAAATTATAACAAATAAATTGGGGAATAATTTGGAAGAAGGCGAAAATTTTCAAATAACAGTCCCAAAAAATACATGGTTTGCTGCTGAACCTTTAGGGGATTATACACTCGTTGGCTGTACTGTTTCACCGGGTTTTGAATATGTAGATTTTAAAATGGCGACGTTGGAAGATTTAAAAAATAGTATTGATGAAGTTAATCTAAGTAATTTAAATGAAGAGACACTTTTAAAATTTGTTTCATTTGATTGTAAGAAATAATACTTTTATTTCTTTTATTTCTCTTTTTATTTCTTTTATTTCTCTTTTTATTTCTTTTATTTCTCTTTTTATTATAATTTTTCTAATCCCTTTAATGCTTCAAAATTATCACTCATTAGTATCGAGATAGAAGCTCTTATTTTTTCAATATCCCAATT includes:
- a CDS encoding 6-carboxytetrahydropterin synthase translates to MIIELNGIYGGLRFSAAHIVFGHESCGVIHGHSYYIDVKVSGEQTGQFDFVCDFKVIKNIVKELANEMDHKLLFPKYHPEVKYEIKDDYLFIEYNHNGTLKKYMFPCCDVLMLPLKSTTAEEMSEYFGEHIKNGLDNLGLLDSIEWIETTVNEGIGQGARSNILVK
- a CDS encoding cupin domain-containing protein yields the protein MSKDLKNSKYWVNKLDLESHIEGGYFKRIYESSERIHISQLPEYFSNTNENKKTSLEYRYLCTAIYYLLEKGQVSKFHRIKSDETWHFYAGNSLNIYTIQDGKIITNKLGNNLEEGENFQITVPKNTWFAAEPLGDYTLVGCTVSPGFEYVDFKMATLEDLKNSIDEVNLSNLNEETLLKFVSFDCKK